A single region of the Branchiostoma lanceolatum isolate klBraLanc5 chromosome 1, klBraLanc5.hap2, whole genome shotgun sequence genome encodes:
- the LOC136425255 gene encoding beta-1,4-galactosyltransferase 2-like, producing MNETTRENPDVRLGGKWRPPNCTARQKVAIVIPFRDREEHLQQLLSHLHPILQRQQLDYGVYVVEQYGNGTFNKAMLMNIAYVFALTEDDFRCFIFHDVDLLSEDDRNLYTCADQPKHLSVSVDTLKYRLPYADIFGGVVALSADQFRRVNGFSNLYWGWGSEDDDMSRRVRISGWKIVRPPAHIARFRMIPHKKRQPAVAKDRVYNHLTSNFTVDGLNSLEYELAAVYRKPLFTHIMAQLKLQEPRWTNTTEKTTSRAQQQPNRGKKATYKDKKVSNYISSLKRGAYIGPAVNKNLFQL from the exons ATGAACGAAACCACAAGAGAGAACCCGGATGTTCGTCTCGGGGGGAAATGGCGGCCCCCAAACTGTACCGCCAGGCAAAAG GTGGCCATTGTTATTCCGTTCCGTGATAGAGAGGAACATTTGCAGCAGTTGTTGAGTCACCTGCACCCCATTCTGCAGCGGCAGCAGCTGGACTATGGTGTCTACGTGGTGGAACAG TATGGAAACGGCACGTTTAACAAGGCCATGCTCATGAACATAGCCTATGTATTCGCGCTAACTGAAGACGACTTCCGCTGTTTCATCTTCCACGATGTGGATCTGCTGTCCGAGGACGATCGCAACTTGTACACATGCGCAGACCAGCCCAAACACCTTTCCGTGTCTGTGGATACCTTGAAGTATAG ACTGCCTTATGCTGACATTTTCGGCGGCGTGGTAGCGCTGTCTGCAGACCAGTTCAGACGGGTGAACGGCTTCTCCAACCTGTACTGGGGCTGGGGCTCGGAGGATGACGACATGTCCAGAAG GGTCCGAATAAGTGGCTGGAAAATAGTGAGACCACCTGCCCATATTGCCAGATTCAGAATGATTCCTCACAAGAAAAGACAACCAGCAGTAGCAAA GGATCGTGTATATAACCACTTAACCAGCAATTTCACAGTGGACGGATTGAACAGTCTGGAGTATGAACTAGCGGCTGTGTACAGGAAACCTCTTTTCACGCATATCATGGCACAGCTGAAGCTACAGGAACCCAGGTGGACAAACACAACCGAAAAAACAACATCTCGTGCTCAACAACAGCCAAACAGAGGGAAAAAAGCCACGTACAAAGACAAAAAGGTTTCAAATTATATATCAAGTTTAAAAAGAGGTGCATATATAGGACCTGCTGTAAACAAAAACCTCTTTCAACTGTAA